Proteins found in one Carcharodon carcharias isolate sCarCar2 chromosome 8, sCarCar2.pri, whole genome shotgun sequence genomic segment:
- the rpl26 gene encoding 60S ribosomal protein L26, with protein MKFNPFVTSSRRKNRKRHFNAPSHIRRKIMSSPLSKELRQKYNVRSMPIRKDDEVQVVRGHYKGQQIGKVVQVYRKKYVIYIERVQREKANGTTVHVGIHPSKVVITRLKLDKDRKKILERKAKSRQVGKDKGKYKEESVEKMQE; from the exons ATGAAGTTCAATCCCTTTGTAACATCTTCCCGGAGGAAGAACCGCAAGAGGCACTTCAATGCTCCATCTCACATCCGCAGGAAAATTATGTCCTCTCCACTCTCCAAGGAGCTGAGGCAGAAATACAATGTTCGCTCAATGCCCATACGCAAGGATGATGAGGTTCAG GTCGTCAGAGGGCATTACAAGGGTCAGCAGATCGGTAAAGTTGTCCAAGTATACAGAAAAAAGTATGTAATCTATATTGAGCGAGTCCAGCGTGAAAAAGCCAATGGTACTACAGTTCATGTTGGCATTCACCCCAGCAAG GTGGTGATTACTAGGTTAAAGCTGGACAAGGATCGCAAGAAGATTCTGGAACGGAAGGCCAAATCTCGCCAAGTTGGCAAAGATAAGGGCAAATATAAGGAAGAATCCGTTGAAAAAATGCAGGAGTAA